In Carya illinoinensis cultivar Pawnee chromosome 7, C.illinoinensisPawnee_v1, whole genome shotgun sequence, the following are encoded in one genomic region:
- the LOC122316020 gene encoding probable transmembrane GTPase FZO-like, chloroplastic isoform X2, producing MVPLLSFETPRVPLFFLNPTPHRLTQFTRSKTPLRRNHYPITSISQDPYRLPNRNPSNPPKSLPRTLFPGGFKRPEIRVPCLVLQLDPDDVIGRQDALDLIDKAVAKWVRIVLLNGGEGSGAGRVYEAACLLKAVVRDRAYLLIAERVDVAAAVGASGVVLSDQGLPAIVARNTMIDSRSESVILPLVARKVQTANAALNASFSEGADFLIYDIGGEKHVDMAENSVFENVKIPIFVNFSSHGEDALLTEASDILKLGASGFVIPLEGLMLFGDDVLRKLFNNAYMNKRMQDEVESSIKLKLLNADNDGYGEKRVAGFIKLEDREKQFIETERTVLLKAINVIQKAAPLMEEVSLLIEAVSQIDQPFLLVIVGEFNSGKSTVINALLGRRYLKEGVVPTTNEITFLRYSESGSGHEQRCERHPDGQYTCYLPARILKEMVVVDTPGTNVILQRQQRLTEEFVPRADLVLFVISADRPLTESEVGFLRYTQQWRKKVVFVLNKADLYQTAQELEEAISFIKENTRKLLSTEDVTLYPVSARSALEAKLSSSFETENNCSDLSVFDSQWGSRSFYEFENYLYSFLDGSTNAGMERMKLKLGTPIGIVERLLSACDRLVREDCRVAKQDLASVNNRVASVKEYASKMESESLSWRKKALSLIETTKSRALELIEATLQLSNLDLVASYVFKAEKSGTMPATTRFQNNLIGPALSDAQVY from the exons ATGGTACCCCTCCTCTCCTTTGAAACCCCGAGAgtccctctcttttttctcaacCCCACCCCACATCGCCTTACACAATTTACTCGTTCAAAAACCCCACTACGCCGAAACCACTACCCCATTACCTCAATCTCCCAAGACCCTTATCGCCTCCCCAACCGGAACCCTTCAAACCCACCTAAGTCTCTGCCCAGAACTCTCTTCCCCGGCGGCTTCAAGCGCCCCGAGATCAGAGTCCCCTGTCTCGTCCTTCAGTTGGATCCAGACGACGTCATTGGTCGACAGGATGCTTTGGATTTGATCGACAAGGCCGTGGCCAAGTGGGTTCGGATTGTGCTGCTCAATGGCGGTGAAGGAAGTGGTGCTGGGAGGGTTTACGAGGCCGCTTGTTTGTTGAAAGCGGTTGTTCGGGACCGCGCGTATTTGTTAATCGCGGAGCGAGTAGATGTCGCTGCAGCCGTTGGAGCTAGTGGGGTTGTACTCTCTGATCAAG GTCTTCCTGCCATTGTGGCCAGAAACACAATGATCGATTCCAGGTCTGAATCGGTTATTCTTCCTTTGGTAGCTAGGAAAGTGCAAACAGCAAATGCTGCTTTAAATGCATCTTTTTCTGAAGGTGCTGATTTTCTTATATATGACATTGGTGGAGAGAAACATGTTGATATGGCAGAGAACTCTGTATTTGAGAATGTGAAGATACCAATTTTTGTCAACTTTTCTTCACATGGAGAGGATGCATTACTGACTGAGGCATCGGATATACTCAAATTGGGTGCTAGTGGCTTCGTGATCCCTTTGGAAGGTTTGATGTTGTTTGGTGATGATGTTTTGAGGAAATTGTTTAACAATGCATACATGAATAAAAGAATGCAGGATGAAGTTGAAAGCTCTATTAAGCTCAAATTATTGAATGCGGATAATGATGGCTATGGGGAAAAAAGAGTAGCTGGCTTTATTAAATTGGAAGATAGAGAGAAACAGTTCATAGAAACAGAGAGAACAGTTTTGCTCAAAGCAATAAATGTTATCCAGAAAGCTGCTCCTCTG ATGGAGGAGGTTTCACTTCTCATTGAAGCAGTTTCACAAATTGATCAGCCATTTTTGCTGGTTATAGTG GGTGAATTTAACTCTGGCAAGTCAACGGTTATTAATGCACTTCTTGGAAGAAGATATCTCAAAGAGGGGGTTGTTCCTACAACTAATGAGATCACTTTTTTACGCTATTCTGAGTCAGGTTCTGGTCATGAACAACGTTGTGAAAGGCATCCGGATGGTCAATATACATGCTACCTCCCTGCTCGTATTCTTAAAGAA ATGGTTGTGGTTGACACACCTGGAACTAACGTGATTCTTCAGAGGCAACAACGCCTAACCGAGGAATTTGTACCCCGTGCAGATTTGGTTCTTTTTGTTATATCTGCTGATCGTCCTTTAACTGAAAGTGAG GTTGGTTTTCTTCGTTATACTCAACAATGGAGGAAAAAAGTTGTGTTTGTCCTGAATAAGGCTGACCTCTATCAGACTGCCCAAGAG CTTGAAGAAGCAATATCATTCATCAAGGAGAATACTCGGAAGTTGCTAAGTACAGAGGATGTGACATTATATCCTGTCTCAGCACGATCTGCTCTTGAAGCAAAACTTTCATCTTCATTTGAGACTGAAAATAACTGTAGTGATTTATCGGTGTTTGATTCCCAATGGGGAAGCAGGAGCTTCtatgaatttgaaaattatttatatagttttttagATGGCTCAACAAATGCTGGAATGGAGAGAATGAAGCTTAAACTTGGAACACCCATTGGCATAGTAGAACGGCTACTTTCTGCCTGTGATCGTCTTGTGCGAGAGGACTGCCGAGTTGCCAAGCAGGATTTGGCCTCAGTAAACAATAGAGTTGCTAGCGTAAAAGAATATGCCTCAAAGATGGAAAGTGAGAGCTTGTCTTGGAGAAAGAAGGCTTTATCTCTA ATTGAGACTACAAAATCACGTGCTCTGGAGCTTATAGAAGCTACTCTTCAACTGTCCAATCTTGATCTTGTTGCTTCATATGTTTTCAAAGCAGAAAAATCAGGAACAATGCCTGCCACAACAAGGTTTCAAAATAATCTGATTGGTCCTGCACTCTCAGATGCACAA GTTTACTGA
- the LOC122317011 gene encoding protein FANTASTIC FOUR 3-like, with protein MSSNGANSCGWSFLQALTINSLYTKEQDTGNDEVYVNPHANRSYLRLSEESLRMCTESLCSETGSAFTESNIDEIALFSVVTETGPWKQASKLDGFRVSKKLNHCHSFPPPLTSISGSSGVQVKPHREGGRLVLKAVTVPSSRGLFHAERGDGRLRLRLVQDEGFDEEGNEEVAQEEGFETVKKEAEQDVDDSDIGDDEDEEEMSGGVGKEMGMGKLPRPSRCMENGHGNRALLNWEPVWLPYKLTV; from the coding sequence ATGTCTTCGAACGGTGCTAATTCTTGTGGCTGGAGTTTTCTCCAGGCTCTCACCATCAATTCACTCTATACCAAAGAACAAGACACCGGAAATGACGAAGTGTATGTGAACCCACATGCTAACCGCTCCTATCTTAGGCTAAGCGAAGAAAGCCTTCGAATGTGCACAGAAAGCTTGTGCAGCGAGACAGGTAGTGCTTTCACAGAAAGCAATATCGATGAAATCGCTTTGTTTTCAGTAGTTACTGAAACTGGTCCCTGGAAGCAGGCTTCGAAATTGGACGGCTTTCGGGTTTCAAAGAAGTTGAATCATTGCCATAGTTTTCCTCCACCCTTGACATCCATTAGTGGCTCTAGTGGTGTACAAGTTAAACCTCACAGAGAAGGCGGTAGGCTTGTTTTGAAAGCCGTTACAGTCCCATCTTCTCGCGGACTGTTTCATGCTGAGCGTGGAGATGGCAGGCTTAGGCTTCGGTTGGTCCAAGATGAAGGATTTGATGAGGAGGGGAATGAAGAAGTTGCTCAAGAAGAAGGGTTTGAAACTGTTAAAAAAGAAGCAGAACAGGATGTGGATGATTCTGATATTGGTGATGATGAGGACGAGGAGGAGATGAGTGGTGGTGTTGGAAAGGAGATGGGAATGGGGAAACTTCCAAGGCCAAGCAGGTGCATGGAAAATGGCCATGGGAACAGAGCGTTACTGAATTGGGAGCCTGTCTGGTTACCTTATAAGCTCACTGTCTGA
- the LOC122316020 gene encoding probable transmembrane GTPase FZO-like, chloroplastic isoform X1, with translation MVPLLSFETPRVPLFFLNPTPHRLTQFTRSKTPLRRNHYPITSISQDPYRLPNRNPSNPPKSLPRTLFPGGFKRPEIRVPCLVLQLDPDDVIGRQDALDLIDKAVAKWVRIVLLNGGEGSGAGRVYEAACLLKAVVRDRAYLLIAERVDVAAAVGASGVVLSDQGLPAIVARNTMIDSRSESVILPLVARKVQTANAALNASFSEGADFLIYDIGGEKHVDMAENSVFENVKIPIFVNFSSHGEDALLTEASDILKLGASGFVIPLEGLMLFGDDVLRKLFNNAYMNKRMQDEVESSIKLKLLNADNDGYGEKRVAGFIKLEDREKQFIETERTVLLKAINVIQKAAPLMEEVSLLIEAVSQIDQPFLLVIVGEFNSGKSTVINALLGRRYLKEGVVPTTNEITFLRYSESGSGHEQRCERHPDGQYTCYLPARILKEMVVVDTPGTNVILQRQQRLTEEFVPRADLVLFVISADRPLTESEVGFLRYTQQWRKKVVFVLNKADLYQTAQELEEAISFIKENTRKLLSTEDVTLYPVSARSALEAKLSSSFETENNCSDLSVFDSQWGSRSFYEFENYLYSFLDGSTNAGMERMKLKLGTPIGIVERLLSACDRLVREDCRVAKQDLASVNNRVASVKEYASKMESESLSWRKKALSLIETTKSRALELIEATLQLSNLDLVASYVFKAEKSGTMPATTRFQNNLIGPALSDAQKLLTEYVTWLQSSNAQEGSLYKDSFEKEWPSYVYPNTQVHFETYELLKKLDRISLSVIENFGAGAASKLFEQEIREVFLGTFGGLGAAGLSASLLTSVLPTTLEDLLALGLCSAGGLLAISNFPARRQGMIDKVRRAADALASELDEAMQKDLLEAINNMESFVKIIAQPYQDDAQHRLDKLSEIQQELLGVDKEIQKLNSEIQNLHVS, from the exons ATGGTACCCCTCCTCTCCTTTGAAACCCCGAGAgtccctctcttttttctcaacCCCACCCCACATCGCCTTACACAATTTACTCGTTCAAAAACCCCACTACGCCGAAACCACTACCCCATTACCTCAATCTCCCAAGACCCTTATCGCCTCCCCAACCGGAACCCTTCAAACCCACCTAAGTCTCTGCCCAGAACTCTCTTCCCCGGCGGCTTCAAGCGCCCCGAGATCAGAGTCCCCTGTCTCGTCCTTCAGTTGGATCCAGACGACGTCATTGGTCGACAGGATGCTTTGGATTTGATCGACAAGGCCGTGGCCAAGTGGGTTCGGATTGTGCTGCTCAATGGCGGTGAAGGAAGTGGTGCTGGGAGGGTTTACGAGGCCGCTTGTTTGTTGAAAGCGGTTGTTCGGGACCGCGCGTATTTGTTAATCGCGGAGCGAGTAGATGTCGCTGCAGCCGTTGGAGCTAGTGGGGTTGTACTCTCTGATCAAG GTCTTCCTGCCATTGTGGCCAGAAACACAATGATCGATTCCAGGTCTGAATCGGTTATTCTTCCTTTGGTAGCTAGGAAAGTGCAAACAGCAAATGCTGCTTTAAATGCATCTTTTTCTGAAGGTGCTGATTTTCTTATATATGACATTGGTGGAGAGAAACATGTTGATATGGCAGAGAACTCTGTATTTGAGAATGTGAAGATACCAATTTTTGTCAACTTTTCTTCACATGGAGAGGATGCATTACTGACTGAGGCATCGGATATACTCAAATTGGGTGCTAGTGGCTTCGTGATCCCTTTGGAAGGTTTGATGTTGTTTGGTGATGATGTTTTGAGGAAATTGTTTAACAATGCATACATGAATAAAAGAATGCAGGATGAAGTTGAAAGCTCTATTAAGCTCAAATTATTGAATGCGGATAATGATGGCTATGGGGAAAAAAGAGTAGCTGGCTTTATTAAATTGGAAGATAGAGAGAAACAGTTCATAGAAACAGAGAGAACAGTTTTGCTCAAAGCAATAAATGTTATCCAGAAAGCTGCTCCTCTG ATGGAGGAGGTTTCACTTCTCATTGAAGCAGTTTCACAAATTGATCAGCCATTTTTGCTGGTTATAGTG GGTGAATTTAACTCTGGCAAGTCAACGGTTATTAATGCACTTCTTGGAAGAAGATATCTCAAAGAGGGGGTTGTTCCTACAACTAATGAGATCACTTTTTTACGCTATTCTGAGTCAGGTTCTGGTCATGAACAACGTTGTGAAAGGCATCCGGATGGTCAATATACATGCTACCTCCCTGCTCGTATTCTTAAAGAA ATGGTTGTGGTTGACACACCTGGAACTAACGTGATTCTTCAGAGGCAACAACGCCTAACCGAGGAATTTGTACCCCGTGCAGATTTGGTTCTTTTTGTTATATCTGCTGATCGTCCTTTAACTGAAAGTGAG GTTGGTTTTCTTCGTTATACTCAACAATGGAGGAAAAAAGTTGTGTTTGTCCTGAATAAGGCTGACCTCTATCAGACTGCCCAAGAG CTTGAAGAAGCAATATCATTCATCAAGGAGAATACTCGGAAGTTGCTAAGTACAGAGGATGTGACATTATATCCTGTCTCAGCACGATCTGCTCTTGAAGCAAAACTTTCATCTTCATTTGAGACTGAAAATAACTGTAGTGATTTATCGGTGTTTGATTCCCAATGGGGAAGCAGGAGCTTCtatgaatttgaaaattatttatatagttttttagATGGCTCAACAAATGCTGGAATGGAGAGAATGAAGCTTAAACTTGGAACACCCATTGGCATAGTAGAACGGCTACTTTCTGCCTGTGATCGTCTTGTGCGAGAGGACTGCCGAGTTGCCAAGCAGGATTTGGCCTCAGTAAACAATAGAGTTGCTAGCGTAAAAGAATATGCCTCAAAGATGGAAAGTGAGAGCTTGTCTTGGAGAAAGAAGGCTTTATCTCTA ATTGAGACTACAAAATCACGTGCTCTGGAGCTTATAGAAGCTACTCTTCAACTGTCCAATCTTGATCTTGTTGCTTCATATGTTTTCAAAGCAGAAAAATCAGGAACAATGCCTGCCACAACAAGGTTTCAAAATAATCTGATTGGTCCTGCACTCTCAGATGCACAA AAACTACTTACAGAATATGTCACGTGGTTACAATCGAGCAATGCTCAGGAAGGGAGTCTGTACAAggattcttttgaaaaagaatggcCTTCATATGTTTATCCAAACACTCAGGTGCATTTCGAGACCTATGAGTTGCTGAAAAAGTTGGATAGGATCAGCTTGAGTGTGATAGAGAACTTCGGTGCTGGTGCTGCTTCCAAGTTGTTTGAGCAAGAAATCCGCGAAGTG TTCTTAGGGACTTTTGGAGGACTGGGGGCAGCTGGTTTGTCTGCTTCACTTCTGACATCTGTATTGCCAACTACTTTGGAGGATCTTCTCGCTCTTGGCCTTTGTTCTGCTGGCGG GTTATTAGCAATTTCAAACTTCCCAGCTCGCAGGCAAGGGATGATAGATAAGGTGAGAAGGGCTGCAGATGCCTTGGCCAGTGAACTTGATGAGGCCATGCAGAAGGATCTATTGGAAGCTATCAATAATATGGAAAGCTTTGTGAAAATCATTGCCCAGCCCTACCAAGATGATGCACAGCATAGACTAGACAAACTCTCAGAGATTCAACAAGAATTGTTGGGAGTTGATAAAGAAATTCAGAAACTAAATAGTGAAATTCAAAATCTTCATGTATCATGA